From a region of the Litorilinea aerophila genome:
- a CDS encoding ABC transporter permease, which produces MVVIRDLLRFSPSFRVGALILVVVLALVVLSFFSPYAPDDRRVVPRNQPPSQEYLLGTTSTGQDVFWMLTYAVRNTLIIASIAVLIGRSIGVLLGMISGYLGGTFDRTISSVVDTFIVIPRLPLVILIAAILRGQLSFIGLGLLLGLLDWAYPSKRYRSQILSLREREFTYTGIYAGMGTFKIVTREHLPFLIPFLMADVVSGFLFAIGFEVTLAVLGLGDLNTQTVGTMIYWGNYYQALLTNRTWVLIAPIAASVLTVVGFYLVSLGLGNYLDPRTRLLRLQVQG; this is translated from the coding sequence ATGGTTGTCATACGAGATCTTCTTCGTTTCAGTCCATCCTTTCGGGTCGGCGCCCTCATCCTGGTGGTTGTCCTGGCGCTGGTGGTTCTTTCGTTCTTCTCCCCCTACGCGCCGGATGATCGGCGGGTGGTGCCGCGCAATCAACCTCCTTCCCAGGAATATCTGCTGGGCACAACGTCCACTGGCCAGGATGTCTTTTGGATGTTGACCTACGCGGTGCGCAACACCCTGATCATTGCCAGCATCGCCGTCCTCATCGGACGCAGCATCGGCGTGCTGCTGGGCATGATCTCCGGCTATCTGGGAGGGACGTTCGACCGGACCATTTCTTCGGTGGTAGATACCTTCATCGTCATTCCCCGGTTACCCCTGGTGATTCTGATTGCCGCCATATTGCGAGGGCAATTGTCGTTTATTGGGTTGGGCCTGCTGCTGGGCCTTCTAGACTGGGCCTACCCCTCCAAACGATACCGCTCGCAGATATTGAGCCTTCGGGAACGGGAATTCACCTACACAGGCATTTATGCGGGGATGGGCACCTTCAAGATCGTCACCCGGGAGCACCTACCTTTTCTGATTCCATTTCTGATGGCCGATGTGGTCAGTGGCTTCCTCTTTGCCATCGGCTTCGAGGTGACGCTGGCAGTACTCGGCCTGGGCGATCTGAATACCCAGACTGTAGGGACAATGATCTACTGGGGAAACTACTATCAGGCCCTGCTCACCAATCGCACCTGGGTGCTCATTGCGCCCATCGCGGCCTCTGTCTTGACCGTGGTCGGATTCTACCTAGTCTCCCTCGGCCTGGGCAACTACCTGGATCCGCGCACGCGTCTGCTCCGTCTGCAGGTACAGGGATAG
- a CDS encoding ABC transporter ATP-binding protein — protein MQATVESNIVEVNNLRAYYITKAYGVARTVQAVDGISLAIKRGEVYGIAGESGCGKSTLMRVMLAAHQPPLTVVEGSVTYRFDDEEISALSLTPEELREIRWKQVSYVPQGSMHVLNPVRRIRDTFHDFISAHQFVSKQEALEMTRAYLAELGLPEKVLAAYPHQLSGGMRQRVTIALATILWPKLTFADEPTTALDVLVQRGVIQLLKEIQQEKKNTLVVVTHDMGVHANLADRIAVLYAGKLIEEADTRTIFKRPQHPYTQYLIQSLPKIEDKTERVSIPGRPPALDNPPSGCRFHPRCPYAMPICKKEAPPLIESERGHRVACFLVSEEQENVPERYREFAAG, from the coding sequence ATGCAAGCCACTGTCGAATCCAATATTGTTGAAGTCAACAACCTGCGAGCCTACTACATCACGAAGGCCTACGGGGTTGCTCGCACGGTGCAGGCCGTGGATGGCATCTCGCTGGCCATCAAACGAGGCGAGGTCTACGGCATTGCCGGCGAGTCCGGCTGTGGCAAGTCCACGCTGATGCGGGTGATGCTGGCGGCCCACCAACCACCGCTGACCGTGGTGGAAGGCTCGGTCACCTACCGCTTTGATGATGAGGAGATCTCCGCCCTTTCCTTGACGCCTGAGGAACTGCGGGAGATCCGCTGGAAGCAAGTCTCGTACGTTCCCCAGGGGTCCATGCATGTCTTGAACCCGGTGCGCCGCATTCGCGACACCTTCCACGACTTTATCTCTGCACATCAGTTCGTCAGCAAACAAGAAGCCCTGGAGATGACCCGCGCCTATCTGGCCGAGCTGGGGCTGCCGGAAAAGGTCCTCGCGGCCTATCCCCACCAGCTCTCTGGCGGCATGCGCCAACGGGTGACCATCGCCCTGGCCACGATCCTTTGGCCCAAGCTGACCTTTGCCGACGAACCGACTACCGCGCTGGATGTGCTGGTCCAGCGGGGCGTGATTCAGCTGCTGAAGGAAATCCAGCAGGAGAAGAAGAACACGCTGGTGGTGGTCACCCATGACATGGGCGTCCACGCCAACCTGGCCGACCGCATTGCTGTTCTCTATGCTGGCAAGCTCATTGAGGAAGCCGACACCCGTACCATCTTCAAACGGCCCCAACATCCCTATACCCAGTACCTGATCCAATCGCTTCCCAAAATCGAGGACAAGACAGAGCGGGTGAGCATCCCCGGGCGCCCACCTGCCCTGGATAATCCACCCAGCGGATGCCGATTCCATCCCCGCTGTCCCTACGCCATGCCCATCTGCAAGAAGGAGGCACCTCCGCTCATTGAAAGTGAACGGGGACATCGGGTTGCCTGTTTTTTGGTGTCAGAGGAACAAGAGAATGTCCCAGAACGCTACCGAGAATTTGCTGCAGGTTAA
- a CDS encoding ABC transporter ATP-binding protein, whose protein sequence is MSQNATENLLQVKDLTKIFNIRQGLSTKHFTAVDRANFSIHADRPEILTIAGESGSGKTTIARMILGLEDPSAGAIYYKGRDVTKINKKERRSWFMREVQPIFQDPFATFSPLKRVDSYLYETARNYRMVKRDRVDAYIDEALHSVGLSLQEVKGRYPNELSGGQVQRISIARALLTKPSLLVADEPVSMLDASLRMSIVNLFMRLKEERGVSVIYITHDLATAYYAADRIAVMLRGWIVEAGPVEDVLARPLHPYTKILKESVPQADPDRKWEETATLATLETEEYLRAGCKFASRCPATMDVCKTTVPDNYAVAGRTVKCFLYDEKTVGAESVARHVQGEIPLMPAMT, encoded by the coding sequence ATGTCCCAGAACGCTACCGAGAATTTGCTGCAGGTTAAAGATCTCACCAAGATTTTCAACATTCGCCAGGGACTGTCCACCAAGCACTTCACCGCTGTGGACCGTGCGAACTTTTCCATCCACGCCGACCGGCCAGAAATTCTGACCATCGCGGGTGAAAGCGGCAGCGGCAAGACTACCATAGCGCGCATGATTTTGGGCCTGGAGGATCCTAGCGCAGGCGCGATCTACTACAAAGGCCGGGACGTCACCAAGATCAACAAGAAAGAACGGCGCTCCTGGTTCATGCGTGAGGTCCAGCCCATCTTTCAGGATCCATTCGCCACCTTCAGCCCGCTCAAGCGCGTGGATTCCTACCTGTACGAAACCGCACGCAACTACCGCATGGTGAAACGCGACCGCGTCGACGCCTACATCGACGAAGCGCTGCACTCGGTGGGGCTTTCCCTCCAGGAGGTGAAGGGGCGTTATCCCAACGAACTTTCAGGCGGCCAGGTGCAACGCATCTCCATCGCCCGCGCACTGCTGACCAAACCCTCCCTCCTGGTGGCGGATGAACCGGTCTCCATGCTGGACGCCTCCCTGCGCATGTCCATCGTCAATCTCTTCATGCGGTTGAAGGAAGAGCGGGGGGTGAGCGTGATTTACATCACCCACGACCTGGCCACGGCCTACTACGCCGCCGACCGCATCGCGGTGATGCTGCGTGGCTGGATCGTGGAAGCCGGCCCGGTGGAAGATGTGCTGGCCCGCCCGCTCCATCCGTACACCAAAATCCTCAAGGAGTCGGTGCCCCAGGCCGATCCCGACCGCAAGTGGGAGGAGACCGCCACCCTGGCCACTCTTGAGACAGAGGAATACTTGCGGGCAGGCTGCAAATTTGCCAGCCGCTGTCCGGCAACGATGGATGTCTGCAAAACGACCGTGCCCGACAACTACGCAGTCGCCGGACGCACCGTCAAATGCTTCCTTTACGACGAAAAGACTGTGGGTGCTGAATCGGTCGCCCGCCATGTCCAGGGTGAGATCCCGCTGATGCCGGCCATGACCTGA
- a CDS encoding class I SAM-dependent methyltransferase, which translates to MPDYLSITEVPGAPVNREQLGRMVLRYSLAAALADGRPTLEVGCGAGIGLGLLLDRAAPLVACDGSFGAVSLARQSLGHAVPLAQADAHYLPYREDTFDFIFSFEMIYYLARPIQFLGECHRLLTRGGQILVGTSNPDWPFFVPGQLSVHYPTAPELVSWLRAAGFESIHLYGSLPVDQMGRRFHTVLVAWLRRHLLRLGILAQDNRLTRLLKRLSYGHLTPLPRQLSRTMGVAAPFRELTAIDPGQRDRRHRVLFVLGRARKNHT; encoded by the coding sequence ATGCCCGACTACCTGTCCATCACGGAAGTACCCGGCGCGCCGGTCAACCGAGAGCAACTGGGGCGCATGGTGCTCCGCTACAGCCTGGCTGCCGCCCTGGCGGATGGCCGCCCTACCCTGGAGGTGGGGTGTGGTGCTGGCATTGGCCTGGGCCTGCTGCTGGATCGGGCGGCCCCGCTGGTCGCCTGTGACGGCTCCTTCGGGGCCGTCTCCCTGGCACGGCAGTCCCTGGGCCATGCCGTCCCCCTGGCCCAGGCCGATGCCCACTACCTGCCCTATCGTGAGGACACCTTCGATTTCATCTTCAGCTTCGAGATGATTTATTATCTGGCGCGGCCCATCCAATTCCTGGGGGAATGCCATCGCCTCCTGACCCGGGGAGGGCAGATCCTGGTGGGCACCAGCAATCCAGACTGGCCTTTTTTCGTGCCTGGCCAGCTCAGCGTGCACTACCCCACCGCACCGGAGCTGGTCAGCTGGCTTCGGGCGGCCGGCTTTGAGTCCATCCACCTCTATGGATCCCTGCCGGTGGATCAGATGGGGCGCCGATTTCACACCGTACTGGTGGCCTGGCTGCGCCGCCATCTCCTGCGCCTGGGCATCCTGGCGCAGGACAACCGGCTCACCCGGCTGCTGAAGCGGTTGAGCTACGGCCATCTGACGCCCCTGCCCCGGCAGCTATCCCGGACCATGGGGGTAGCGGCCCCGTTCCGGGAACTGACCGCCATCGATCCCGGCCAGCGGGACCGACGCCACCGGGTGCTCTTCGTGCTGGGCCGGGCAAGAAAAAACCATACATGA
- a CDS encoding Gfo/Idh/MocA family protein yields the protein MLKVAVIGMGNIGNTHASVYKEDNLAELVAVCDIIRERADKAAERFGVPAFYSVDDLLRNVELDAVSITTAGVENGSDHYEPTMQCLEAGLHVLGEKPICNDIQKAREMVAKADEKGVYYGINLNHRFVPPAARAKQWVEEGRLGHLLLMNMTMWIGNPNDTSPWFHIRALHPHSLDIMRYFCGDVKRVHAFFNRAPGRVCYSNVQVNLEFVNGVVGHLTGSYDANPRHNLERCEVMGTEGRFVLDNLYEELTFYPRRSDELTVIRNSIMGGLSGFGATFTNRIHRWLEQITAGVPRDQIEASGKDGLAVQEIIEAAIRSHESGRAEEVPVVSELIG from the coding sequence ATGCTCAAAGTTGCGGTCATCGGCATGGGCAACATCGGCAACACCCATGCCTCCGTCTACAAAGAGGACAACCTGGCCGAGCTGGTCGCGGTCTGTGACATCATCCGAGAGCGGGCCGACAAGGCCGCGGAGCGGTTTGGCGTGCCCGCCTTCTACAGCGTGGACGACCTGCTGCGTAACGTGGAACTGGACGCGGTGAGCATCACCACGGCCGGGGTCGAAAATGGCAGTGACCACTACGAGCCTACCATGCAGTGCCTGGAGGCGGGGCTGCACGTGCTGGGGGAAAAGCCCATCTGCAATGACATTCAAAAGGCCCGGGAAATGGTCGCCAAGGCCGATGAGAAGGGCGTCTACTACGGTATCAACCTCAACCACCGCTTCGTCCCTCCCGCAGCCCGGGCCAAACAGTGGGTGGAGGAAGGCCGGCTGGGCCACCTGCTGCTCATGAACATGACCATGTGGATCGGCAACCCCAATGACACGTCGCCCTGGTTCCACATCCGCGCCCTGCACCCCCACTCCCTGGACATCATGCGCTACTTCTGCGGCGATGTGAAGCGGGTCCACGCCTTCTTCAACCGGGCGCCGGGCCGGGTCTGCTACTCCAACGTCCAGGTGAACCTGGAGTTCGTCAACGGCGTGGTGGGACACCTCACCGGCAGCTACGACGCCAACCCCCGCCACAACCTGGAACGCTGCGAGGTCATGGGCACGGAAGGCCGCTTCGTCCTGGACAACCTCTACGAGGAGCTGACCTTCTACCCCCGGCGCAGCGACGAGCTGACCGTCATCCGCAACAGCATCATGGGCGGCCTGAGCGGCTTCGGCGCCACCTTCACCAACCGCATCCACCGCTGGCTGGAACAGATCACCGCCGGCGTCCCCCGGGACCAGATCGAGGCTTCCGGCAAGGATGGCCTGGCCGTCCAGGAGATCATCGAGGCCGCCATCCGCTCCCACGAAAGCGGCCGGGCCGAAGAGGTGCCGGTGGTGAGTGAGCTGATTGGGTGA
- a CDS encoding Gfo/Idh/MocA family protein, translating to MLRVCVIGLGPIGNRHARIYQEDPLAELVGVCDWDRERADAAAARYGVPAFYDVQEMLEALHPDVCSVATGGHEYGSEHYLPTMQALEFGCHVLGEKPISNEIHEAEEMVAKAREKGVCYGINLNHRFTPAARIAKQWQEEGRIGHLLFINMSMWIKNPRETSPWFQIKALHPHTVDIMRYFGGDIEAVHCFATKAPGRQIWSTATFNMRFKNGAVGTLTGSYDIERGHPMERCEVAGVKGRFVIEDMYREVTLYPAGDPIKLVYTNPIFGGMRDFEDTFRNRIHRFLEQVSEGVDPEEIDGSGAQGLAAQKVLAAAIESLQNETVVYVK from the coding sequence ATGTTACGCGTCTGTGTGATTGGACTGGGCCCCATCGGCAACCGGCATGCCCGCATCTACCAGGAGGATCCCCTGGCCGAGTTGGTGGGGGTGTGTGACTGGGATCGGGAACGGGCCGACGCGGCGGCCGCCCGCTACGGCGTGCCAGCCTTCTACGACGTCCAGGAAATGCTGGAAGCCCTGCACCCGGACGTCTGCAGCGTGGCCACCGGCGGCCACGAGTACGGCAGCGAGCACTACCTGCCCACCATGCAGGCCCTGGAGTTCGGCTGCCACGTGCTGGGCGAAAAGCCCATCTCCAACGAAATCCACGAGGCAGAGGAGATGGTGGCCAAGGCCCGAGAAAAGGGCGTCTGCTACGGCATCAACCTCAACCACCGCTTCACCCCGGCGGCCCGCATCGCCAAGCAGTGGCAGGAAGAAGGGCGCATCGGCCATCTACTTTTCATCAACATGAGTATGTGGATCAAGAACCCGCGCGAAACCTCGCCCTGGTTCCAGATCAAGGCCCTCCACCCCCACACGGTGGACATCATGCGCTACTTCGGCGGCGACATCGAAGCCGTCCACTGCTTCGCCACTAAGGCCCCCGGCCGCCAGATCTGGTCCACCGCCACCTTCAACATGCGTTTCAAGAACGGCGCGGTGGGCACCCTGACCGGCAGCTACGACATCGAGCGGGGACACCCCATGGAACGCTGCGAAGTGGCCGGGGTCAAGGGCCGCTTCGTCATCGAAGACATGTACCGGGAAGTCACCCTCTACCCGGCCGGCGATCCCATCAAGCTGGTCTACACGAACCCCATCTTCGGCGGCATGCGGGACTTCGAGGACACCTTCCGCAACCGCATCCACCGCTTCCTGGAGCAGGTGAGCGAGGGGGTGGACCCCGAGGAGATCGACGGTTCCGGCGCCCAGGGGCTGGCCGCCCAAAAGGTCCTGGCCGCGGCCATCGAGTCGCTGCAGAACGAGACCGTCGTGTACGTCAAGTAG
- a CDS encoding UvrD-helicase domain-containing protein: protein MTRFVADLHIHSHYSRATSRDLTLEHLARWAQMKGVHVVGTGDIAHPGWLAEIREKLEPAEEGLFRLKPELEQAVQAQVPPACQAPVRFLLAGEVSNIYKKNGRVRKLHHVLFLPDLTAVEKLQARLEQIGNIRADGRPILGLDSRELLEILLETDPRAYLIPAHIWTPWFSLLGSMSGFDSVEECFEDLTPHIFALETGLSSDPPMNWRVSALDRYTLVSNSDAHSPQKLAREANLFNTELSYPAIHAALKSGDPEAFLGTVEFFPEEGKYHFDGHRKCGVRWHPRETRVHQGLCPVCQKPVTVGVMHRVESLADRPEEDVSASGRHPFHRLIPLPELLGEIHQVGPGSKTVQAAYQALLATLGPELEILLHLPLDAIQQAGGPLLAEGIRRMRAGQIASNPGFDGEYGVIQVFADEDPGAAPQLDLFGEMDDEALAEAPAGPRHPSGQQAPPSDDAPAVSPMPAVAEVEQAADATLEGTAETRPEHAEDAPIHAWEQPLLFGQTAPPSEAPRPPEGAASRVDAWPPLAHLNDEQRRAVLCVDRPLLIVAGPGTGKTRTLTYRLAYLMACHGVPPEQILAITFTNKAAEEMAERLAALTDAATAARVMVRTFHAFAAWLLREHGQRRDLSADFAICQEEERLALLRHACPGLTEGTCRQTLRHISQAKNELLPPGAPSLATRFPEVADFPARYAAYQAALRQHHLMDFDDLLGEAVALLQEEPTVRQALQQRFRWISVDEYQDVNLAQYRLLRLLTGDADPSADGRPNLCAIGDPDQAIYGFRGADRGYFLRFTEDYPDAQVLQLRQNYRSTQSILDAARQVIAQSAGREGDTVPLEIWSEFFDATRLEIYQAPTDRAEAEYVVHQIEQMVGGTSYFSLDSGRVAGTEEGRRAFADFAVLFRTHGQGRLLEEAFARSGIPYQVVGRRPLAEYREVRQVLAYLWLLRNPRSAFHLARLLGLDLPPAALGTVLASLPGPFWQLAEDAGKQVAAAVGLAGRPGTAWTRRWHQVCARLQELEALQGEAPLTRLLESLSQDLEGLDDAGQERLRQLMRRAIPFGQDLNGFLEALSLQGEADTYDPRADRVPLMTLHAAKGLEFPVVFIVGCEEGLLPYRRGEELRGDKPDDAAETAAGEEADVEEERRLFYVGLTRAREKLILTHARRRHLYGRRMANEPSRFLADIEETLKEVKEMAQRKTRPDASRARPTLEQLRLFET, encoded by the coding sequence ATGACCCGCTTCGTTGCGGACCTCCACATCCACTCCCACTACTCCCGGGCCACCAGCCGGGATCTAACCCTGGAGCACCTTGCCCGCTGGGCCCAGATGAAGGGCGTCCACGTGGTGGGCACAGGCGACATCGCGCATCCTGGCTGGCTGGCCGAGATCCGGGAGAAGTTGGAACCCGCCGAGGAGGGGCTCTTCCGCCTGAAACCAGAACTGGAGCAGGCTGTCCAGGCCCAGGTGCCGCCTGCCTGCCAGGCCCCGGTGCGCTTCCTGCTGGCCGGCGAGGTGAGCAACATCTACAAGAAAAACGGCCGGGTCCGCAAGCTCCATCACGTGCTCTTCCTGCCCGACCTGACAGCGGTGGAGAAGCTCCAGGCCCGGCTGGAACAGATCGGCAACATCCGCGCGGACGGCCGCCCCATCCTGGGGCTGGACTCCCGGGAACTGCTGGAGATCCTGCTGGAGACCGATCCCCGGGCCTACCTGATCCCGGCCCACATCTGGACCCCCTGGTTCTCCCTGCTGGGCTCCATGTCCGGCTTCGACTCGGTGGAGGAGTGCTTCGAGGATCTGACGCCCCACATCTTCGCCCTGGAGACGGGCCTCTCGTCGGATCCCCCCATGAACTGGCGGGTCTCCGCCCTGGACCGCTACACCCTGGTCTCCAACTCGGATGCCCACTCGCCCCAGAAGCTGGCCCGGGAAGCCAACCTCTTCAACACCGAGCTCTCCTACCCGGCCATCCACGCCGCGCTGAAGAGCGGCGATCCCGAGGCCTTCCTGGGGACGGTGGAGTTCTTCCCCGAAGAGGGGAAATACCACTTCGACGGCCACCGCAAGTGCGGCGTGCGCTGGCATCCCCGGGAGACCCGGGTCCACCAGGGCCTCTGTCCCGTCTGCCAGAAGCCGGTCACCGTGGGGGTGATGCACCGGGTGGAGAGCCTGGCCGACCGGCCGGAGGAGGATGTGAGCGCATCAGGGCGTCATCCCTTCCACCGCCTGATTCCCCTGCCAGAGCTCCTGGGCGAGATCCACCAGGTCGGCCCCGGCAGCAAGACGGTGCAGGCCGCGTACCAGGCCCTGCTGGCAACCCTGGGCCCCGAGCTGGAAATCCTGCTTCACCTGCCCCTGGACGCCATCCAACAGGCCGGGGGGCCCCTCCTGGCCGAGGGCATCCGACGCATGCGGGCCGGCCAGATCGCCAGCAACCCCGGCTTCGACGGGGAGTACGGCGTGATCCAGGTCTTTGCCGACGAAGATCCGGGCGCCGCGCCCCAGCTGGATCTCTTCGGGGAGATGGACGACGAAGCGTTGGCAGAGGCACCCGCCGGGCCACGGCACCCCTCGGGGCAGCAGGCGCCTCCATCCGACGACGCCCCGGCGGTTTCCCCGATGCCAGCCGTGGCAGAAGTGGAACAGGCGGCAGACGCAACGCTGGAGGGGACAGCAGAAACCAGGCCAGAGCACGCCGAGGATGCGCCCATCCATGCCTGGGAACAGCCTCTGCTCTTCGGCCAAACGGCGCCGCCCTCCGAGGCGCCGCGTCCCCCCGAGGGTGCAGCATCCCGGGTGGATGCCTGGCCACCCCTGGCCCACCTGAACGACGAACAACGCCGCGCCGTCCTCTGTGTCGACCGGCCCCTCCTGATCGTGGCCGGCCCCGGCACCGGCAAGACCCGCACCCTGACCTATCGCCTGGCCTACCTGATGGCCTGCCATGGCGTGCCGCCCGAGCAGATCCTGGCCATCACCTTCACCAACAAGGCGGCGGAGGAGATGGCCGAGCGGCTGGCCGCCCTGACCGATGCAGCCACCGCGGCCCGGGTGATGGTGCGCACCTTCCACGCCTTCGCGGCCTGGCTGTTGCGGGAACACGGCCAGCGCCGGGACCTGTCGGCGGACTTCGCCATCTGCCAGGAAGAGGAGCGGCTGGCCCTGCTGCGCCATGCCTGCCCCGGCCTGACCGAGGGGACCTGCCGGCAGACCCTCCGCCACATCTCCCAGGCCAAGAACGAGCTGTTGCCGCCGGGTGCGCCGTCGCTGGCCACCCGCTTCCCAGAGGTGGCCGACTTTCCCGCCCGCTACGCGGCCTATCAGGCCGCCCTGCGCCAGCATCATTTGATGGACTTCGACGATCTGCTGGGCGAGGCGGTGGCCCTGCTCCAGGAGGAGCCGACGGTGCGGCAGGCCCTGCAGCAGCGCTTCCGCTGGATCTCGGTGGACGAGTACCAGGACGTCAACCTGGCCCAGTACCGGCTCCTGCGCCTCCTGACCGGCGACGCGGATCCGTCCGCCGACGGGCGGCCCAACCTGTGCGCCATCGGCGACCCGGACCAGGCCATCTACGGCTTCCGGGGGGCGGACCGGGGCTATTTCCTGCGCTTCACCGAGGATTACCCGGACGCCCAGGTGCTCCAGCTCCGCCAGAACTATCGCTCCACCCAGTCCATTCTGGATGCAGCGCGCCAGGTCATCGCCCAGAGCGCGGGCCGGGAGGGCGATACCGTGCCCCTGGAGATCTGGTCCGAGTTCTTCGACGCCACCAGGCTGGAGATCTATCAGGCGCCTACCGACCGCGCCGAGGCCGAGTATGTGGTCCACCAGATCGAGCAGATGGTGGGCGGCACCAGCTACTTTTCTCTGGATTCAGGCCGGGTAGCGGGGACGGAAGAGGGGCGGCGCGCCTTCGCCGACTTCGCGGTGCTCTTCCGCACCCACGGCCAGGGCCGCCTCCTGGAGGAGGCCTTTGCCCGCTCCGGCATTCCGTACCAGGTGGTGGGGCGGCGTCCCCTGGCAGAGTACCGGGAGGTGCGCCAGGTGCTGGCCTACCTCTGGCTGTTGCGCAACCCGCGGAGCGCCTTTCACCTGGCCCGTCTCCTGGGGCTGGACCTGCCCCCGGCGGCGCTGGGGACGGTTCTTGCGTCCCTGCCTGGGCCCTTCTGGCAGCTTGCGGAGGATGCGGGGAAGCAGGTGGCGGCCGCGGTGGGCCTGGCCGGCCGGCCGGGGACGGCGTGGACGCGGCGCTGGCATCAGGTGTGCGCCCGCCTGCAGGAGCTGGAGGCATTGCAGGGGGAGGCGCCGCTGACCCGGCTGCTGGAATCCCTGAGCCAGGACCTGGAGGGCCTGGACGATGCCGGGCAGGAGCGGCTCCGGCAACTGATGCGCCGGGCCATCCCCTTCGGCCAGGATCTGAACGGCTTCCTGGAGGCCCTGTCCCTCCAGGGGGAGGCCGACACCTACGATCCCCGGGCCGACCGGGTCCCTCTGATGACCCTCCACGCGGCCAAGGGGCTGGAATTTCCGGTGGTCTTCATCGTGGGCTGTGAAGAGGGCCTCCTCCCCTACCGGCGGGGCGAGGAGTTGCGGGGGGACAAACCGGACGATGCAGCGGAGACAGCGGCCGGCGAGGAGGCAGATGTGGAAGAGGAACGCCGGCTCTTCTACGTGGGCCTGACCCGGGCGCGGGAAAAGCTGATCCTGACCCACGCGCGGCGGCGTCACCTCTACGGTCGGCGGATGGCCAACGAGCCTTCCCGCTTCCTGGCGGACATCGAGGAGACCCTGAAGGAAGTGAAAGAGATGGCCCAGCGCAAAACCCGGCCGGACGCCTCCCGGGCGCGACCAACGCTGGAGCAGTTGCGGCTGTTCGAGACGTGA